Sequence from the Polynucleobacter sp. Adler-ghost genome:
CACTACACCAACGGTAAATTCCGCTCATATGAGTTGGATATTTGCTACCCAGCATCCTGGGGCAAGGCTGGTATTGAAGCTCGCCTAGCATCCTTGTGTGCTGAGGCTGCTGATGCTGTTCGCTCTGGTTACAACATCTTGATCGTGAGCGATCGTCAGGTTGATGAGCAGCATGTGGCTATTCCGGCATTATTGGCAACTTCAGCCATTCATCAGCACTTGGTTGAAAAAGGTTTGCGTACCAGTGTTGGACTCGTAGTTGAAACTGGTAGCGCGCGTGAGACACATCATTTCGCACTCTTGGCTGGTTATGGTGCTGAAGCGGTTCATCCATACTTAGCAATGGAAACCTTGGCTGAGATGGCTAAAGGTTTGTCTGGTGACCTGTCGGCAGAAAAAGCGGTCAAGAATTTTGTGAAAGCGGTTGGTAAGGGATTGCAAAAAGTAATGTCCAAAATGGGCATCTCTACTTACATGTCCTATACCGGCTCACAGATTTTTGAAGCGATTGGTTTAAATAAGGATGTGATTGATCATTACTTCAAAGGCACTCCATCTAACGTAGGTGGTATCGGTGTATTTGAGGTGGCTGAGGAAGCCTTACGCATGCATCAGTCTGCATTTGGTAATGATCCTGTTTTGACTAACATGCTAGAGGCTGGTGGTGAATATGCCTTCCGTATCCGTGGTGAGGACCACATGTGGACTCCGGATACGATTGCGAAGTTGCAGCACTCTACCCGTGCTGGTATTGATAAGGGCTATCAAACTTATAAAGAGTATGCCAATCTGATTAATGACCAAACTAAGCGACAGATGACCTTGCGCGGTTTGTTTGAATTCAAGATTGATCCAGTGAAAGCGATTCCATTGGACGAGGTAGAGCCTGCTAAAGAAATCGTTAAACGTTTTGCAACCGGTGCGATGTCTTTAGGTTCTATCTCTACTGAAGCGCATGCTACTTTGGCAATTGCGATGAACCGGATTGGTGGCAAGTCTAATACCGGTGAAGGCGGCGAAGATCCAAACCGTTATGTGAATGAACTCAAAGGCATCCCAATCAAGAAAGGCGAAACCTTAGCGAGCATTTTGGGTGACGATGTTGTTGAAGCAAACATCCCTTTGTTAGACGGTGATTCATTGCGCTCCAGAATTAAGCAGGTTGCCTCCGGTCGTTTTGGAGTGACTACTGAATATCTGCGCTCTGCTGATCAAATTCAGATCAAGATGGCCCAAGGCGCGAAGCCTGGTGAAGGCGGACAATTGCCTGGTGGTAAGGTTTCTGATTACATCGGTAAGTTGCGCTTCTCAGTGCCAGGTGTTGGTTTGATTTCTCCTCCACCGCACCACGATATTTACTCTATTGAAGATATCGCCCAGTTGATTCACGATCTAAAGAACGTCAACCCAGCGGCTGACGTGTCTGTTAAATTGGTTTCTGAAGTCGGTGTCGGTACGGTTGCCGCCGGTGTTGCTAAAGCGAAAGCTGATCACGTAGTGATCGCTGGACATGATGGCGGTACAGGTGCATCACCACTCTCTTCTATTAAGCACGCTGGTTCCCCATGGGAATTAGGCTTGGCTGAAACTCAACAAACATTGGTACTCAATGGTTTGCGGAGTCGTATTCGTGTGCAAGCCGATGGCCAAATGAAAACCGGTCGCGATGTAGTGATCGGCGCTTTATTGGGCGCAGATGAGTTTGGTTTTGCAACGGCGCCATTAGTTGTTGAAGGTTGCATCATGATGCGTAAGTGTCATTTGAATACCTGCCCAGTAGGTGTTGCTACACAAGATCCTGAATTGCGCAAAAAGTTCTCTGGTAAGCCAGAACACGTTGTGAACTTCTTCTTCTTTATTGCTGAAGAAGTACGCGAGATCATGGCTCAACTCGGCATTCGTAAGTTTGATGACTTAATTGGGCGCGTTGATCTCTTGGATACACGCAAAGGTATCGAGAACTGGAAAGTTCATGGCTTAGATTTCAGTAAGATTTTTGCTGAGCCTAATGTGCCTAAAGATACTCCCCGCTACCAGATTTTGACTCAAGAGCATGGCTTAGGTAGTGCGTTGGATAATATCTTGATTGAGAAGAGTGAGCCTGCATTACAAAGTGGCGAGAAAGTTTCCTTCATAGTTCCTGTGAAGAACGTGAACCGTACTGTTGGTGCAATGCTCTCCGGAGAAATCGCTCAGCGTTATGGTCATGCCGGTTTGCCGGATGACACTATTCATATTCAATTGAATGGTACTGCTGGTCAAAGTTTCGCTGCCTTCTTGGCACGCGGTATCACCTTGGATTTAGTTGGTGATGGTAATGACTATGTTGGTAAAGGCTTATCTGGTGGGCGTGTGATCGTGCGTGCGCCACATGAATTCCGTGGCGATACATCCAAGAACATCATTGTTGGTAATACCGTTCTCTACGGAGCAATCGGTGGTGAAGCATTCTTTAACGGCGTTGCTGGCGAGCGTTTTGCAGTTCGTAACTCTGGCGCTACAACTGTTGTTGAGGGTACGGGTGATCATGGTTGCGAGTACATGACTGGTGGCACTGTAGTGGTGTTGGGTGCAACTGGTCGTAACTTTGCGGCAGGCATGAGCGGTGGTATTGCTTATGTTTATGACGAAGATGGTCTCTTTGAGAAGCGTTGTAATACCAGCATGGCAACTTTGGAAAAAGTATTGCCTTCCGCTGAGCAGATTGCCAAGATGCCTCAATCACAGTGGCATGCCCCTGTTGATGTGAAGGATGGTGGCGAGCGTATGACTGATGATCAAATTCTGAAGGGCTTGATCGAGCGTCATTTCCGCCACACTGGTTCAGAGCGTGCAAAAGCACTCTTAGCCGATTGGGAAAATGCTCGCGGTCGCTTTGTGAAGGTGCTGCCTACTGAGTACAAGCGTGCTCTAGGTGAGTTGTGGGAAAAAGCACAAAACAAAACTATTGCAGCTTAATCAATATAGATATTAAGAAAAGATACTAAGGATTCGATATGGGTAAGGTCACTGGATTTATGGAGTTTGAGCGCGTAGATGAAACCTACGAAGCTCCCGTTAAGCGCCTCCATCATTACAAAGAGTTTGTTGCGGCACTGACAGATGACGAAGCTAAGGTGCAAGGTGCACGTTGCATGGATTGCGGCATTCCGTTTTGCAATAACGGATGTCCTGTAAACAACATTATTCCTGACTTCAATGATTTGGTATTTCATGATGACTGGAAGAATGCATTAGATGTTTTGCAATCCACCAATAACTTTCCTGAGTTCACTGGCCGTATCTGTCCTGCGCCTTGTGAGGCTGCCTGTACTCTGGGAATCAATAGTGATGCAGTTGGTATTAAGTCTATTGAGCACGCCATTATTGATAAGGGCTGGGAAAATGGTTGGGTTAAGCCGCAGCTACCTAAAACTAAAACGGGTAAAAAAGTTGCTGTCGTTGGTGGTGGACCTGCTGGAATGGCGACTGCGCAGCAATTGGCGCGCGTTGGTCATGATGTGACCGTATTCGAAAAGAATGATCGTGTCGGTGGATTATTGCGCTACGGCATTCCTGATTTCAAAATGGAAAAATGGCTGATTGACCGTCGTGTAGAGCAAATGCAAGCCGAGGGTGTGAAGTTTGAGACGGGTGTATTTGTTGGTAAAGAGGCGATTGGTGCTGAAGTAAAAAATTACTCCACAAAAACAGTTTCACCTGATCAGTTGATGAAAGATTTTGATGCCGTTGTCATTAGTGGTGGATCAGAGCAGCCCCGTGATTTACCAGTGCCTGGTCGTGAGTTGAAGGGTGTTCACTATGCTTTGGATTTCTTGATTCCACAGAATAAAGAAAATGCAGGTGATTTGAAAAATGAAATTTCTGCAGCTGGTAAGCATGTGGTCGTGATCGGTGGCGGTGATACTGGATCTGATTGCGTAGGAACATCTAATCGTCATGGCGCTGCCAAGATTACCCAGTTTGAATTGCTACCGCAGCCACCGGAGACTGAAAATAAGCCTTTGGTATGGCCATATTGGCCAACTAAATTGCGTACATCCTCTTCGCACGAAGAAGGTTGTGAGCGCGATTGGTCTGTTGCGACTAAGCGTTTTGAAGGTAAAGACGGCAAACTTGAGAAGTTGATCTGTGTGCGCTTGGAGTGGAAAGACGGCAAGATGACAGAAATGCCAAACTCTGAATTCGAAATTAAGGCCGATCTAGTGTTCTTAGCCATGGGCTTTGTATCCCCGGCAGCCCAAGTTCTCAATGCCTTCGGTGTTGAAAAAGATGCTCGTGGCAATGCAAAAGCTACTGTTGATGGCCAAAATGCTTACCAAACCAATGTTCCCAAGGTATTTGCTGCTGGCGATATGCGTCGTGGGCAGTCTTTAGTGGTTTGGGCGATTCGTGAAGGCCGTCAAGCTGCCCATGCAGTAGACGAGTATTTAATGGGGTCATCCGTTCTGCCACGATAATATCGAGGATATGAACAGCGGCCACGCCAACTCGGTGGAAGTAAAGCAAAAAACCTCTAGCGGTGGCCATGGCGAAGTTGTCGTTTCAATTAAGGACGTCAACTTCTCTTATGCCCCTGGCGAGCGGCAAATTCTATCCGGACTCAATATGGAGTTCCGTCGCGGCCAAGTAGTTGCAGTGATGGGTGGCTCTGGTTGCGGCAAGACGACTATTCTCAGACTCATTGGCGGTCAGTTCACTGCACAGTCTGGGCAAGTATTATTTGAAAACCATGACATTGGCAAAATGAATGGTGCGCAATTAATGGCTGCTCGTCGTCGTATGGGCATGCTTTTTCAGTTTGGCGCACTCTTTACTGACCTCAGTGTTTTTGAAAATGTCGCCTTTCCCTTACGTGAGCACACGAATTTAAGTGAAGCGCTTTTACGCTCTTTAGTACTCATGAAACTCAATGCAGTGGGTCTGCGTGGCGCGCGCGATTTAATGCCGGCTCAAATTTCCGGTGGCATGGCACGCCGAGTTGCATTAGCAAGAGCAATTGCACTTGACCCTCCATTGATCATGTATGACGAACCCTTTGCTGGCTTGGATCCGATTTCATTGGGAATTACGGCGCGTTTGATTCGGGATTTGAATCAAGCTCTGGGCGCAACCAGTCTTTTGGTTACGCATGATGTGGAGGAAACTTTTGAGATTGCCGATTACGTCTATTTCATTGCCAATGGTCGCATTGGTGCACAAGGCACTCCAGCAGAATTAAGCCGATCTACTGATCCCTTTGTTCGTCAGTTTTTAGATGCCTCGCCAGATGGCCCAGTGCCGTTTCACTATCCAGGACAAAGCCTTGAAGAAGATTTTGGGGTGAGCCTCAAATGAGCATACTGCGTAAAACTATGGATCTCTTTGGTGATCTTGGATTCTTTATTCGTGCAAACTTAACCAGTCTTGGGCTTGCTGCACGCATGTTTGCTGCAGTGATTTGGCGTTCTGGCTTTTTATTAAAGAGACCTCGTTTAGTTTCTGACCAAATTTTATTTTTGGGTAATTACTCGTTTGTGATCATTGCGGTCTCCGGTTTGTTTGTTGGTTTTGTTTTGGGTTTACAGGGCTATTACACCTTGAATCGTTATGGTTCGGAGCAGGCTTTAGGTTTATTGGTGGCTTTATCGCTCACCCGAGAATTGGGTCCAGTGATCACTGCTCTCTTATTTGCTGGTCGGGCCGGTACATCGCTTACCGCTGAGATTGGCTTAATGAAAGCTGGTGAACAACTCAGTGCCATGGAAATGATGGCGGTAGATCCGCTAAGTCGTGTCATTGCCCCGCGATTGTGGGCAGGCATTATTGCGATGCCGATTTTGGCGACAATTTTTACGGCGGTTGGTGTGATGGGTGGCTACTTTGTTGGCGTTCCCCTTATTGGGGTCGACTCTGGCGCCTTCTGGTCGCAGATGCAGGGAGGAGTGGATCTCTTCTCTGATATTGGCAATGGCTTAATTAAAAGCTTGGTGTTTGGTGTAGCAGTAACTTTTATAGCCCTATATCAGGGTTATGAGGCTAAGCCTACGCCAGAGGGTGTATCGCAGGCAACTACCAGAACTGTAGTGATCTCCTCATTATCGGTTTTAGCATTAGATTTTTTGCTCACCGCGATGATGTTCTCGAATTAGAAAGAATAAACTGGGACTCTTATGAGAAAAAGTGCAATTGATGTTTGGGTCGGAATCTTTGTAGCCATTGGTTTGTTGGCTGCATTGTTTTTGGCATTGAAGGTTGGCAATATGAATGCGGTTTCGTTTGCGCCTACTTACAAAATTTCTGCGCGTTTTGACAATATCGGTGGATTAAAGCCTCGTGCGCCAGTAAAAAGTGCTGGTGTAGTTGTGGGCCGTATTGCGAATATCTCATTTGATGACAAAACGTACCAAGCAACTGTCACCATGACTATTGAGGATGCATATCAGTTTCCTAAAGATTCTTCTGCAAAGATTTTGACTTCAGGTTTATTGGGCGAGCAATACATTGGGCTTGAGGCCGGCGGCTCCGATGATATGTTAGTTGCTGGAGATAAGATTACCCAGACTCAGTCTGCAGTAGTTCTTGAGAACCTCATTAGCCAGTTCTTGTATAACAAGGCTGCCGATAGTGGTAAAGACAAAGGCGCTGAAAAATAATGCAGTGGCTTGTCAAACTGAAACGTCTCGTGTTACTTAGTTTGGTAGCGGGCATGGTGGGTTGTGCCTCCATCCCTGCCGGCGTGGAGCCTTCCCCGCATGATCCTTGGGAGCCATTTAATCGCTCCGTCTTTGAGTTCAATGAAGGCTTAGATACCTATCTACTCAAGCCAGTAGTGGCTGGCTACCGTTTTGTCTTGCCAGAGTTTGTGCGTGACGGTATTTACAACTTTTTTAGTAATTACAGCGATATCTACACTGCATTGCAGAATCTTTTGCAGGGCAAGCCCGACTATGCCTTTAGCGATCTGATGAGGGTGGTGGTCAATACCACCTTTGGTTTAGGTGGCTTAATTGATATGGCAACTCCAGGGGGTCTACCAAAGCATAAGGAAGATTGGGGTCAAACCTTTGGTGTTTGGGGTATTCCTTCTGGCCCTTACGTAGTTCTACCGTTCTTTGGGCCAAGCAATGTGCGAGATACCTTTGGTACTGCCGCTGACCTAGAGTCTGACTACCTATTTAGATTGCTGCCAGATGTTGCTTTGCGAAACAGCTTGACTGGCTTGCGTGTGGTTAACGCGCGTAATACCTATTACGAAGCGGGCGACTTATTAGATGGGGCTGCAATCGATAAATATAGCTTTGTGCGGGATGCCTACATTCAGAGACGTGCTTATCAGATCAATGAGGGGCGCGACGATGAAGAGCCTCTGATGCCAGTTTATGAGAACCCTTACCAATAAAACGTCTGAGCCTCACGGGATTTGCTGAAGGAGCTAAAATGAGCTTCAATGATTAGTGTTAATCGAGGACTCATGAAAAGCCATAAAACCATTCAAAAATATTTTTCTGCATTGCTATCAAGCTTGATTTTGTTGGCTGGCAGCGCCTCTGCTCAGGCAGTAGATCAGTCCACGCCAGATGGTTTGATTAAGACGGTGGTTTCTGATGTGATGGCTTCTGTAAAGTCTGATCCAGAAATTCAAAAGGGGAATATTCCGCGGATTGTAGATTTGGTAGAAAAGAAAATTGTTCCCTATACCGATATGCGTCGCACTACTGAAATGGCCATGGGCCCTAATTGGAAAAAAGCGACTGCAGAACAGCAGGCTCAGTTAGTTTCTGAGTTCAAAAATTTACTGATTCGTACATACTCTGGCGCTCTAAGCCAACTGCGTGATCAAACAATCCAATTTAAGCCTTTGCGTGCAGCTCCCGACGACAAGGAAGTGGTTGTAAAAACTGTAGTCATTGGTCGTGGCGATCCGGTACCGCTTGATTACCGCCTTGAAAAAACAGCCAATGGCTGGAGGGTCTACGACATGAACATTATGGGTGTCTGGTTGGTTGAGGCTTATCGCAATCAGTTTGCCAATCAAATTAGCCAGAATGGCGTTGAGGGTTTGGTCAAGTTCTTGCAGGATCGCAACAAGCAGCTTGCTGCTGCAAAACCAGCAAACTAAAGACCGAACAAGATCAATCAAAGATAAATATTAGATGCCATTTTTATTACCCACTTCAGTGACGCAAGACAATGTTTTGCAGTTAGAGAAAGATGGCCTCTTAAATCTTGCGACATTAAGAGCAATAGATTGCCGCAATCTCCAGGATTTTGACTCTACCGTGTTAACGGTCTTGTTGGCATGGCAGAAGAAATTACAAGCCGATGGTCAGCAGATTGCCGTGCAAAATGCACCTGAAAAATTA
This genomic interval carries:
- a CDS encoding glutamate synthase-related protein codes for the protein MTTHMNTDLRPIAQGLYDPQNEHDACGVGFVAHIKGKKSHEIVAQGLQILENLDHRGAVGADPLMGDGAGILIQVPDTLYREEMAKQGIELPPFGEYGVGMIFLPKEQASRLACEQELERTVRLEGQVVLGWRDVPVDVKLPMSPTVQMTEPFIRQIFIGRGRDIMTTDALERKLYVIRKTASHAIQDLHLKHGKEYFVASMSARTIVYKGLLLANQVGAYYKDLQDSRTVSALALVHQRFSTNTFPAWELAHPYRMIAHNGEINTVKGNVNWVNAREGAISSPVLGDDLKKLWPLIYPGQSDTACFDNCLELLVMSGYPLAQAMMMMIPEAWEQHTLMDENRRAFYEYHAAMMEPWDGPAAMAFTDGRQIGATLDRNGLRPARYYVTDDDLVIMGSEAGVLPIPESKIVQKWRLQPGKMFMIDMEQGRIIDDVELKDAVSKAKPYKSWIDAVRVKLDEVDASKADLVDEKNTIRPAAKLLDRQQAFGYTQEDIKYLMAPMAMNGEEAIGSMGNDSPLAVLSNKNKPLYNYFKQLFAQVTNPPIDSIRENMVMSLVSFIGPKPNLLDTNNINPPMRLEVNQPILDFDDMTKIRHIGHYTNGKFRSYELDICYPASWGKAGIEARLASLCAEAADAVRSGYNILIVSDRQVDEQHVAIPALLATSAIHQHLVEKGLRTSVGLVVETGSARETHHFALLAGYGAEAVHPYLAMETLAEMAKGLSGDLSAEKAVKNFVKAVGKGLQKVMSKMGISTYMSYTGSQIFEAIGLNKDVIDHYFKGTPSNVGGIGVFEVAEEALRMHQSAFGNDPVLTNMLEAGGEYAFRIRGEDHMWTPDTIAKLQHSTRAGIDKGYQTYKEYANLINDQTKRQMTLRGLFEFKIDPVKAIPLDEVEPAKEIVKRFATGAMSLGSISTEAHATLAIAMNRIGGKSNTGEGGEDPNRYVNELKGIPIKKGETLASILGDDVVEANIPLLDGDSLRSRIKQVASGRFGVTTEYLRSADQIQIKMAQGAKPGEGGQLPGGKVSDYIGKLRFSVPGVGLISPPPHHDIYSIEDIAQLIHDLKNVNPAADVSVKLVSEVGVGTVAAGVAKAKADHVVIAGHDGGTGASPLSSIKHAGSPWELGLAETQQTLVLNGLRSRIRVQADGQMKTGRDVVIGALLGADEFGFATAPLVVEGCIMMRKCHLNTCPVGVATQDPELRKKFSGKPEHVVNFFFFIAEEVREIMAQLGIRKFDDLIGRVDLLDTRKGIENWKVHGLDFSKIFAEPNVPKDTPRYQILTQEHGLGSALDNILIEKSEPALQSGEKVSFIVPVKNVNRTVGAMLSGEIAQRYGHAGLPDDTIHIQLNGTAGQSFAAFLARGITLDLVGDGNDYVGKGLSGGRVIVRAPHEFRGDTSKNIIVGNTVLYGAIGGEAFFNGVAGERFAVRNSGATTVVEGTGDHGCEYMTGGTVVVLGATGRNFAAGMSGGIAYVYDEDGLFEKRCNTSMATLEKVLPSAEQIAKMPQSQWHAPVDVKDGGERMTDDQILKGLIERHFRHTGSERAKALLADWENARGRFVKVLPTEYKRALGELWEKAQNKTIAA
- a CDS encoding glutamate synthase subunit beta, which translates into the protein MGKVTGFMEFERVDETYEAPVKRLHHYKEFVAALTDDEAKVQGARCMDCGIPFCNNGCPVNNIIPDFNDLVFHDDWKNALDVLQSTNNFPEFTGRICPAPCEAACTLGINSDAVGIKSIEHAIIDKGWENGWVKPQLPKTKTGKKVAVVGGGPAGMATAQQLARVGHDVTVFEKNDRVGGLLRYGIPDFKMEKWLIDRRVEQMQAEGVKFETGVFVGKEAIGAEVKNYSTKTVSPDQLMKDFDAVVISGGSEQPRDLPVPGRELKGVHYALDFLIPQNKENAGDLKNEISAAGKHVVVIGGGDTGSDCVGTSNRHGAAKITQFELLPQPPETENKPLVWPYWPTKLRTSSSHEEGCERDWSVATKRFEGKDGKLEKLICVRLEWKDGKMTEMPNSEFEIKADLVFLAMGFVSPAAQVLNAFGVEKDARGNAKATVDGQNAYQTNVPKVFAAGDMRRGQSLVVWAIREGRQAAHAVDEYLMGSSVLPR
- a CDS encoding ABC transporter ATP-binding protein; amino-acid sequence: MNSGHANSVEVKQKTSSGGHGEVVVSIKDVNFSYAPGERQILSGLNMEFRRGQVVAVMGGSGCGKTTILRLIGGQFTAQSGQVLFENHDIGKMNGAQLMAARRRMGMLFQFGALFTDLSVFENVAFPLREHTNLSEALLRSLVLMKLNAVGLRGARDLMPAQISGGMARRVALARAIALDPPLIMYDEPFAGLDPISLGITARLIRDLNQALGATSLLVTHDVEETFEIADYVYFIANGRIGAQGTPAELSRSTDPFVRQFLDASPDGPVPFHYPGQSLEEDFGVSLK
- the mlaE gene encoding lipid asymmetry maintenance ABC transporter permease subunit MlaE, which gives rise to MDLFGDLGFFIRANLTSLGLAARMFAAVIWRSGFLLKRPRLVSDQILFLGNYSFVIIAVSGLFVGFVLGLQGYYTLNRYGSEQALGLLVALSLTRELGPVITALLFAGRAGTSLTAEIGLMKAGEQLSAMEMMAVDPLSRVIAPRLWAGIIAMPILATIFTAVGVMGGYFVGVPLIGVDSGAFWSQMQGGVDLFSDIGNGLIKSLVFGVAVTFIALYQGYEAKPTPEGVSQATTRTVVISSLSVLALDFLLTAMMFSN
- the mlaD gene encoding outer membrane lipid asymmetry maintenance protein MlaD; this translates as MRKSAIDVWVGIFVAIGLLAALFLALKVGNMNAVSFAPTYKISARFDNIGGLKPRAPVKSAGVVVGRIANISFDDKTYQATVTMTIEDAYQFPKDSSAKILTSGLLGEQYIGLEAGGSDDMLVAGDKITQTQSAVVLENLISQFLYNKAADSGKDKGAEK
- a CDS encoding VacJ family lipoprotein — protein: MQWLVKLKRLVLLSLVAGMVGCASIPAGVEPSPHDPWEPFNRSVFEFNEGLDTYLLKPVVAGYRFVLPEFVRDGIYNFFSNYSDIYTALQNLLQGKPDYAFSDLMRVVVNTTFGLGGLIDMATPGGLPKHKEDWGQTFGVWGIPSGPYVVLPFFGPSNVRDTFGTAADLESDYLFRLLPDVALRNSLTGLRVVNARNTYYEAGDLLDGAAIDKYSFVRDAYIQRRAYQINEGRDDEEPLMPVYENPYQ
- a CDS encoding phospholipid-binding protein MlaC — encoded protein: MKSHKTIQKYFSALLSSLILLAGSASAQAVDQSTPDGLIKTVVSDVMASVKSDPEIQKGNIPRIVDLVEKKIVPYTDMRRTTEMAMGPNWKKATAEQQAQLVSEFKNLLIRTYSGALSQLRDQTIQFKPLRAAPDDKEVVVKTVVIGRGDPVPLDYRLEKTANGWRVYDMNIMGVWLVEAYRNQFANQISQNGVEGLVKFLQDRNKQLAAAKPAN
- a CDS encoding lipid asymmetry maintenance protein MlaB, with amino-acid sequence MPFLLPTSVTQDNVLQLEKDGLLNLATLRAIDCRNLQDFDSTVLTVLLAWQKKLQADGQQIAVQNAPEKLIVLAGVYGVAPLLGLS